CTTAAATAGTCTATAATTTTATCTTACAATATCAGCGGGTGAAAAAAATGGAACGAATCTATAAAAGATTGTCGATAATACTGCTACTATTAATACTGACTCTTTCAATATGCGCAATTACTTCTTCTGTAACTGCTGCTCCTGAAAAAGGACCAGCTACTGATACTTTAGTATTTAAGAGGGTACCCCTTGATATAGCGGGTGAAGCACTAAAAGCTGGTGAAATTGATTACTATATTTATAATCTTAGACCAGCCCATGCCATAGCTCTTAAAGAAGTTCCTGAGATAACTCTATACTACGCTCCATCTGGCATCGTAAATTACGATATAAATCCCGCTCCTGCTCCCGAAGGAGAACTAAATCCATTCTCTATCAGAGAAGTTAGGTTTGCCTTAAACTACCTAATTGACCGTGACTATGTAGTTAACGAAATTTATAAGGGATTTGCTGCTCCAATGTATACGTTTTTATCCAGTTACGACCCCGACTTCGTAACGATTTATGATATAGTAGCTAAGTACGAGTTTAAGTATGATCCAGCCAAGGCCGATGCCATAATCACTGAGGCTCTAACAAAAGCTGGCGCTGTAAAAGAAGCTGGAAAATGGTATTATAATGGTAAACCCATAACAATAAAATTCGTTATAAGAATAGAAGATGAAAGAAGAGAGCTCGGAGATGCTCTAGCATCAGAACTTGAGAAATTAGGTTTTGCAGTTGAAAGAATGTACATGCCTTTCGGACAAGCTATACCAATAGTATACGGAACCGATCCAAAAGAACTTCAATGGCATATATACACTGCTGGATGGGGTAAAGGAGCATTAGACAAATGGGATTACAGTACAATAAACCAGTTTGGCTGTCCATGGTATGGATGGCTACCCGGCTATCAAGAAGCTGGTTGGTGGCAGTATGAAAATGCTACATTAGATGAATTAGGCATAAAAATATTCAAGGGTGAATTTAAGAGCAAAGCAGAAAGAAACGAATTATACAGAAAGGCTACTGAAATGATTATACAAGAATCGGTACGCGTATGGATTGCCACACAATTAGCTATAAACCCTGCAAGAAAAGAAGTGAAAGGATTAACAAACGACCTGGGCGCTGGATTAAGATCTCCCCTTAACCCAAGAGAAGTTTATGTACCTGGAAAAGATACTGTAGTAGTAGGACATAATTGGGTATGGACCGAGGCTACGGTATGGAACCCGATCGGCGGCCACGACGACGTCTACAGCGTAGACATATGGAGAGCGATATACGACCCGGCCATGTGGAGACATCCATTCAGCGGAGAACCAATACCGTTTAGACTCGACTACGCTGTCGAAACCGCTGGTCCAGACGACAAGTTAAACGTGCCACCTGATGCGTTCATGTGGGATGCGGAGGCTAAAGCTTGGAAGGCCGTCGGCGAGGGCGTAACAGCTACGAGCAAGGTCACTTTTGATCTCTCGAAGTACATAGGAACTAAGTGGCATAACGGTCAGGAGATCACCTGGGAAGACGTTCTTTTCAGCATCTATCAGACCTACGACATAATGAATGATCCAGAGAAGAGCAGTATGGAGGCTAAAATAGCGGCTATTTTAAAGGAAACTCTCGCCCCCATTAAAGGCTACAGAATAGTAGGAGAGAATAAGTTAGAAGTCTATTTAGATTACTGGCACTTCGATCCCAATTACATAGCTGAGTACGCGGCTCCGCCTCTACAGCACTATCCGTGGGAGCTTCTAGCTGCCATGGATAAAGTCGTCTTTGAGAAGAAACAAGCAGCTTACTCCGAGACCGCTTCTGAAAAGTTCGGAGTGCCGTGGCTTTCTATGATATTGAAAGACCACGCCGCGATGATTGACTCT
The nucleotide sequence above comes from Thermoproteales archaeon. Encoded proteins:
- a CDS encoding peptide-binding protein, with translation MERIYKRLSIILLLLILTLSICAITSSVTAAPEKGPATDTLVFKRVPLDIAGEALKAGEIDYYIYNLRPAHAIALKEVPEITLYYAPSGIVNYDINPAPAPEGELNPFSIREVRFALNYLIDRDYVVNEIYKGFAAPMYTFLSSYDPDFVTIYDIVAKYEFKYDPAKADAIITEALTKAGAVKEAGKWYYNGKPITIKFVIRIEDERRELGDALASELEKLGFAVERMYMPFGQAIPIVYGTDPKELQWHIYTAGWGKGALDKWDYSTINQFGCPWYGWLPGYQEAGWWQYENATLDELGIKIFKGEFKSKAERNELYRKATEMIIQESVRVWIATQLAINPARKEVKGLTNDLGAGLRSPLNPREVYVPGKDTVVVGHNWVWTEATVWNPIGGHDDVYSVDIWRAIYDPAMWRHPFSGEPIPFRLDYAVETAGPDDKLNVPPDAFMWDAEAKAWKAVGEGVTATSKVTFDLSKYIGTKWHNGQEITWEDVLFSIYQTYDIMNDPEKSSMEAKIAAILKETLAPIKGYRIVGENKLEVYLDYWHFDPNYIAEYAAPPLQHYPWELLAAMDKVVFEKKQAAYSETASEKFGVPWLSMILKDHAAMIDSALDEIEYPENVFTVLGTFYGKKENFESRKAADHAWFSEHGHLVISDGPFYLNKFDPAAQYAELKAWRDETYPFTKGKWYFGIPTPPEIVSVGLPTVVPGGDARIIVEVRGPPPLGVKYLIKDPATGKILMIGEAEKVTPTSFVIELSADFTAKLKPGLYELTVAGYSESVAFVSSEKRYFGVLNIKPLESAFEKVGKSLEDKIGTLSGQVGALSGQIESVNNNIKTLSDDMSATTNSLNTLLMVLIVLVIVNIVVSVLALVKKK